In a genomic window of Aggregatimonas sangjinii:
- a CDS encoding SPOR domain-containing protein, which yields MKALAYITFTVLTLSFTHAQKGKVNIEQDERITELLEVYKSAIENSGYYRIQVGFGTYARAQRIKSEVDVDFPGLYSKIDFDSPTYRVRVGRFKTKIEAERKFNEVRKKYPQAMLLKPSK from the coding sequence ATGAAAGCACTCGCATACATTACGTTTACAGTACTTACCCTCAGTTTTACCCATGCTCAGAAGGGAAAAGTAAATATTGAACAAGACGAAAGAATTACCGAGTTGTTGGAGGTATATAAATCAGCAATTGAAAACTCGGGATATTATCGAATTCAAGTAGGTTTTGGCACTTATGCAAGAGCCCAACGTATTAAATCGGAGGTCGATGTAGACTTCCCTGGATTGTACTCGAAAATTGATTTCGATTCCCCGACGTATAGGGTAAGAGTGGGGCGTTTTAAAACCAAAATCGAAGCTGAACGAAAGTTCAATGAAGTACGTAAGAAGTACCCACAGGCGATGCTTTTAAAACCTAGCAAATAG
- a CDS encoding TAT-variant-translocated molybdopterin oxidoreductase, translating into MASNKKYWKNEAELNPNDSIVEALRQNEFTEQIPVDEFLGDKETLSSTQTNRRDFLKYVGFSTAAATLAACEGPVIKSIPYVVQPDMIVPGVANFYATTIANGFDFANILIKTREGRPIKVENNTDATISGGANARVQASVLGLYDSTRLQGPMKGGESVDWNEIDVAAKLAMQSGKQVAFLTQTYASPSTSRLVSELAATNGNVKHVTYDAISEDAALTAFEARYGERALADYDFEKADIIVSFGADFLSDWQGGGFDSSYSKGRIPKNGKMSKHIQFEANMTLTGANADKRIPLTPSMQMIALANLYAKLNGTSAGGELPENVGRALDAAVAEIRKNRNGAVVVSGIDDVNAQAVVLAINEMLGSNAFDAKAPRYVRQGNSKAVNTLIADMKAGRVGALIMDGVNPVYSLPNSADFVEGLKSVDLSVLFSTNYNETAEVVQYTAAANHYLESWGDVQIKKGHYSLVQPTIRELFDTRQFQSVLLTWMGSDKTYYDYIKETWSSFILNGSDWNKALHDGVYTASNGMMMDVDALEADPVVIAAQEEDKEESETTVESESTNVSTISIATAVRELANANIEGMELTLYSKVGMGDGRQANNPWLQEFPDPITRVSWDNYITVSKADAEKMGLENENVANGGLDGSYANVTVNGVTVNNVPVIIQPGQAVGSVGLSFGYGKKAGMKSEMQTGVNAYPLYQDFKSIQSVTVEKAAGNHEFACIQLHKTLMGRGDVIKETTLEIFNTKNHSEWNEVPVVSLDHQEVPATSVDLWDSFDRSIGHHFNMSIDLNACTGCGACVIACHAENNVPVVGKQEVRSSRDMHWLRIDRYYSSEDTFEQDDIKKDEFDGLSGDKGSLGGFGELEDPAANPQVAFQPVMCQHCNHAPCETVCPVAATSHSRQGQNHMAYNRCVGTRYCANNCPYKVRRFNWFLYNNNDEFDYHMNNDLGKMVVNPDVNVRSRGVIEKCSMCIQKTQKTILDAKRDGRVIKDGEFQTACSSACSNGAIVFGDVNDKESKIAELAESDRMYHLLESVGTKPNVFYHVKVRNTDEA; encoded by the coding sequence ATGGCATCAAACAAAAAATACTGGAAGAACGAAGCGGAGTTAAATCCCAACGATTCCATTGTTGAGGCGCTAAGACAGAACGAATTTACAGAGCAGATACCCGTTGATGAGTTTTTGGGCGACAAGGAAACCCTTTCTTCCACTCAGACGAACCGTAGGGATTTTTTGAAGTATGTTGGTTTCAGTACCGCGGCAGCTACTTTGGCTGCTTGTGAAGGTCCTGTAATCAAGTCCATTCCTTACGTGGTGCAGCCTGATATGATCGTTCCCGGGGTTGCGAATTTTTATGCGACTACTATTGCCAACGGCTTCGATTTTGCCAATATCCTGATCAAGACCCGAGAAGGTCGACCGATCAAAGTAGAGAATAACACCGACGCAACTATTAGTGGTGGGGCAAATGCCAGAGTGCAAGCTTCGGTACTTGGTTTGTACGATAGTACGCGATTGCAAGGACCTATGAAAGGGGGCGAGAGTGTTGACTGGAACGAGATCGACGTAGCGGCGAAACTGGCAATGCAAAGTGGCAAGCAAGTAGCATTTTTAACGCAGACTTACGCTAGCCCATCAACGTCAAGATTGGTTTCTGAACTTGCCGCCACGAATGGTAACGTAAAACACGTGACCTATGATGCGATTTCGGAAGATGCCGCACTAACGGCTTTCGAAGCGCGCTATGGCGAACGGGCCTTGGCCGATTACGATTTTGAAAAAGCCGATATCATTGTTTCGTTCGGTGCGGACTTCCTTTCCGACTGGCAGGGTGGTGGTTTTGATAGCAGTTATTCAAAAGGGCGTATCCCCAAGAACGGGAAAATGTCCAAACACATACAATTCGAGGCGAATATGACGCTTACCGGTGCGAACGCCGATAAGCGCATTCCGTTAACACCTTCGATGCAGATGATCGCCTTGGCCAATTTGTACGCCAAATTGAATGGGACTTCTGCCGGTGGCGAACTTCCTGAAAATGTTGGACGGGCTTTGGATGCCGCCGTAGCGGAAATAAGAAAAAATAGAAACGGTGCCGTTGTGGTATCCGGAATCGACGATGTAAACGCTCAGGCGGTCGTTCTCGCCATAAACGAAATGTTGGGTAGTAACGCTTTCGATGCGAAAGCACCCCGCTACGTACGTCAAGGAAATAGCAAGGCGGTAAATACTTTGATCGCCGATATGAAGGCCGGAAGGGTAGGTGCGCTGATAATGGATGGTGTGAATCCGGTATACAGCCTGCCAAACTCGGCGGATTTTGTAGAAGGACTCAAGAGTGTAGACTTGTCCGTACTGTTTTCTACCAACTATAACGAAACGGCGGAAGTCGTACAATATACGGCTGCAGCCAATCACTATTTGGAATCTTGGGGCGATGTGCAGATAAAAAAGGGTCATTACAGTCTAGTGCAACCCACCATTCGGGAGTTGTTCGATACCAGACAATTTCAGTCTGTCCTGTTGACTTGGATGGGTAGCGATAAAACCTATTACGATTACATCAAAGAAACCTGGAGCTCTTTCATTTTAAACGGTAGCGACTGGAATAAAGCTTTGCACGATGGGGTATATACTGCATCAAATGGGATGATGATGGATGTGGATGCCTTGGAGGCCGACCCCGTTGTAATCGCAGCACAGGAAGAAGATAAGGAGGAGTCGGAAACTACCGTTGAAAGCGAATCTACAAACGTTTCTACTATTTCCATAGCCACTGCGGTACGCGAATTGGCGAATGCCAATATAGAGGGCATGGAATTGACCTTGTATTCCAAAGTAGGAATGGGCGATGGCCGTCAGGCGAACAACCCTTGGTTGCAGGAGTTTCCCGATCCGATTACGCGGGTGTCTTGGGACAATTACATCACTGTTTCCAAAGCCGATGCGGAAAAAATGGGGCTTGAAAATGAAAATGTCGCCAATGGCGGTCTAGATGGTAGTTACGCCAACGTGACCGTGAACGGGGTTACGGTAAACAATGTACCGGTCATTATTCAGCCTGGGCAGGCAGTAGGTTCGGTCGGTTTGTCTTTTGGATATGGCAAGAAGGCCGGTATGAAATCAGAAATGCAGACTGGTGTCAACGCCTATCCCTTATATCAGGATTTTAAAAGTATTCAATCGGTCACGGTTGAAAAAGCCGCAGGAAACCATGAGTTTGCCTGTATTCAATTGCATAAAACCTTGATGGGTAGGGGTGATGTCATCAAGGAAACGACCTTGGAGATTTTCAACACGAAAAACCATTCGGAATGGAATGAGGTACCCGTGGTTTCTTTAGATCACCAGGAAGTACCGGCAACGAGCGTAGACCTTTGGGATAGTTTCGATCGTTCGATAGGGCATCACTTTAATATGTCCATCGATTTGAATGCTTGTACCGGATGTGGAGCTTGTGTAATCGCCTGTCATGCCGAGAACAATGTTCCCGTAGTCGGAAAGCAGGAAGTGAGAAGTTCAAGGGATATGCACTGGTTGCGTATCGATAGGTACTATTCTTCGGAAGACACCTTCGAGCAAGATGATATCAAGAAGGACGAATTTGATGGCTTATCCGGGGATAAAGGTTCCCTAGGTGGTTTCGGAGAATTGGAAGATCCGGCGGCAAACCCGCAAGTGGCCTTCCAGCCTGTCATGTGCCAGCACTGTAATCATGCGCCATGTGAAACGGTTTGTCCTGTTGCGGCCACATCGCATAGCCGTCAAGGTCAAAACCACATGGCCTACAACAGATGTGTAGGTACACGATATTGTGCCAATAACTGCCCGTATAAGGTACGTCGTTTCAACTGGTTCTTGTACAACAACAACGATGAGTTCGATTACCATATGAACAATGATTTGGGGAAAATGGTTGTCAATCCCGATGTAAACGTACGTTCGCGTGGGGTTATCGAAAAATGTTCGATGTGTATCCAAAAAACGCAAAAGACGATTTTGGATGCGAAAAGAGACGGTCGTGTCATCAAAGATGGCGAGTTCCAAACAGCTTGTTCATCGGCTTGTTCCAACGGAGCGATTGTCTTTGGCGATGTCAACGATAAAGAAAGTAAGATTGCCGAATTGGCGGAAAGCGATCGTATGTACCATCTCTTGGAGAGTGTGGGTACGAAACCGAATGTTTTCTATCATGTTAAGGTAAGGAATACCGACGAAGCTTAA
- the nusA gene encoding transcription termination factor NusA — translation MENIALIESFSEFKDDKFIDRVTLMAILEEVFRSALKKKFGSDDNFDIIINPDKGDLEIWRNRIVVEDGEVEEPNEEIALSEARKIEPDFEVGEDVSEEVKLINLGRRAILALRQNLISKIHEHDNTTIYKHFKELEGEIYTAEVHHIRHKAIILLDDEGNEIILPKDRQIPSDFFRKGDNVRGIIESVELKGSKPSIIMSRSSPKFLEQLFFQEIPEVFDGLISIKKAVRIPGEKAKVAVDSYDDRIDPVGACVGMKGSRIHGIVRELGNENIDVINWTANPQLMVTRALSPARVSSVKLNDEKMTAQVYLKPEEVSKAIGRGGHNIRLAGQLTGYEIDVFREGVEEDVELTEFSDEIDSWIIEEFKKIGMDTARSILEQDVDELVKRTDLEEETITEVVRILKEELED, via the coding sequence ATGGAAAATATTGCGTTGATCGAATCTTTTTCGGAATTTAAAGACGATAAATTTATAGATAGGGTAACGCTAATGGCCATCTTGGAAGAGGTGTTCAGGAGCGCGTTAAAAAAGAAATTCGGATCGGATGATAATTTCGATATTATCATCAACCCGGACAAGGGTGATTTGGAAATATGGCGTAATCGAATCGTTGTAGAAGATGGAGAGGTAGAAGAGCCAAACGAGGAAATTGCTTTGAGTGAAGCGCGAAAGATAGAACCTGATTTCGAGGTTGGCGAAGATGTTTCCGAAGAGGTGAAATTGATCAATTTGGGAAGAAGGGCGATTTTGGCCTTGCGTCAAAATCTAATTTCCAAAATTCACGAACACGACAATACGACCATTTACAAGCATTTTAAAGAGCTTGAAGGTGAGATTTATACGGCTGAAGTGCATCACATTCGCCACAAGGCCATTATTTTGTTGGATGATGAGGGAAATGAGATCATTCTTCCCAAAGACCGCCAGATTCCATCTGATTTTTTCAGAAAAGGGGATAACGTACGGGGAATCATTGAAAGTGTCGAGTTAAAGGGAAGCAAACCTTCCATCATCATGTCGAGAAGCTCGCCCAAGTTTTTGGAGCAACTGTTTTTTCAGGAGATTCCGGAGGTTTTCGATGGTTTGATTTCCATCAAAAAAGCGGTGCGTATTCCTGGGGAAAAAGCAAAAGTGGCCGTAGACTCCTATGATGATCGTATAGATCCGGTCGGTGCCTGTGTGGGTATGAAAGGTTCCCGTATTCACGGTATCGTAAGGGAGTTGGGTAATGAGAACATAGATGTAATCAACTGGACGGCGAATCCGCAACTAATGGTGACCAGGGCCTTGAGTCCTGCCCGTGTATCATCGGTCAAGTTGAACGATGAGAAAATGACCGCACAGGTATACCTGAAACCTGAAGAGGTTTCGAAGGCAATCGGTCGTGGCGGTCATAACATAAGGTTGGCGGGACAACTAACCGGCTATGAGATTGATGTGTTCCGCGAAGGAGTAGAGGAGGATGTGGAATTGACCGAATTCTCCGATGAAATCGATTCGTGGATTATCGAGGAATTCAAGAAAATCGGTATGGATACCGCAAGAAGTATTTTAGAACAAGACGTTGATGAGTTGGTAAAACGTACCGATTTGGAAGAGGAAACCATTACCGAAGTTGTACGCATACTAAAAGAAGAATTGGAAGATTAG
- a CDS encoding c-type cytochrome, with amino-acid sequence MKKVFNRHRLPKVLTVSLLVFLLFSISLNAQEPTPTEEAVAPAQEAAAGSDADPVKGKSLFNQNCAACHALNRKMTGPALANVETRLAEEEGLDKEWLYRWIKNSPGMIKSGDAYAVKIYNEYNQAAMTAFPTLSNEDIDNILAYTAAPTPPPPPPPPGGEVDVAVGATSGISNEIILGALVLVFGMLVFMLFAVNKTLRRIAEANGVVVEQEATVKRKPIWKAFVQNQFLVLVTVIFLLLGSAYFAYGWMMQVGVDQGYAPIQPIHYSHKIHAGVNKIECKYCHSSARVSKHSGIPSLNVCMNCHKSIYEYKGTADGPSQEDLANGYTNEFYTKEIKKLYKAVGWDEENQKYTGESEPVEWVRIHNLPDFAYFNHSQHVSVAGIECQTCHGPVEEMEIMYQYSPLTMGWCINCHRETNVKVEGNAYYEKIHAELSKKYGVENLTAAQMGGLECGKCHY; translated from the coding sequence ATGAAGAAGGTTTTTAATCGCCATCGACTACCTAAGGTTTTAACAGTTAGCCTGTTAGTTTTTCTACTCTTTTCTATTTCACTTAATGCTCAGGAACCAACCCCTACGGAAGAGGCCGTTGCTCCTGCTCAGGAAGCTGCCGCCGGATCGGATGCGGATCCTGTTAAGGGAAAGTCGCTTTTCAATCAAAACTGTGCTGCTTGTCATGCCCTGAATCGTAAAATGACCGGACCTGCACTTGCGAATGTAGAGACGCGATTGGCCGAGGAAGAAGGTTTGGACAAGGAGTGGTTGTACCGTTGGATCAAGAACAGCCCTGGTATGATTAAGTCCGGTGACGCATATGCCGTTAAAATTTACAACGAATACAACCAAGCGGCCATGACCGCTTTCCCGACGCTTTCGAACGAGGATATCGATAATATTTTGGCATATACTGCTGCGCCTACTCCACCGCCGCCGCCTCCTCCGCCAGGCGGTGAAGTGGATGTTGCTGTTGGTGCAACGTCAGGAATCTCCAACGAAATCATTCTAGGGGCCTTGGTGTTGGTGTTCGGTATGCTGGTCTTCATGTTGTTCGCCGTAAACAAAACCCTTCGAAGAATCGCCGAGGCGAACGGAGTGGTCGTTGAACAGGAGGCCACGGTCAAAAGAAAACCGATTTGGAAAGCCTTTGTGCAAAACCAATTCTTGGTCTTGGTTACCGTAATTTTCCTCTTGCTCGGTAGTGCGTATTTCGCGTACGGTTGGATGATGCAAGTGGGTGTGGATCAAGGGTACGCTCCGATTCAACCCATTCATTATTCGCATAAGATACATGCAGGTGTCAATAAAATCGAATGTAAATATTGTCATTCCTCCGCAAGGGTATCGAAGCATTCAGGTATTCCTTCCTTGAACGTTTGTATGAACTGCCATAAGAGTATCTATGAATACAAAGGTACTGCCGATGGGCCGAGTCAGGAAGATTTGGCGAACGGTTACACCAATGAGTTCTACACCAAAGAGATCAAAAAATTGTACAAGGCCGTTGGCTGGGACGAGGAGAATCAAAAATACACCGGAGAAAGCGAGCCAGTGGAATGGGTTCGCATTCACAACCTCCCTGATTTCGCCTACTTCAACCACTCGCAGCACGTATCGGTCGCCGGTATCGAGTGTCAGACCTGTCACGGTCCTGTAGAAGAGATGGAAATCATGTACCAGTATTCGCCACTGACCATGGGTTGGTGTATCAATTGCCACCGAGAGACGAATGTGAAGGTCGAAGGCAATGCGTATTACGAAAAAATACACGCAGAGCTTTCGAAGAAATATGGAGTGGAAAACCTTACTGCCGCACAAATGGGTGGTCTGGAATGCGGAAAGTGTCACTATTAA
- the infB gene encoding translation initiation factor IF-2 — MAENARIRLNKVLRELNISLDRAVDYLASEGHTIEARPTTKISDEVYQVLQSEFQTDMSKKVASKEVGEEKRKEKEALRIQLEQEQEDRRLARERRAAASEVIKAKAELSGPKTVGKIDLDAGKKASAAKKEAAVPAEETKAVNKPTEKAVEETAEKEASKKAETTAKTTKAAPEKAVEAEESSEPEKLTTQYKKLSGPTIAGAKIDLSKFQKPKKKKEEAKSGDNTDRKKRRRRIVTKTGNTGTGGRGSGGQRGRAGGQRYGAPKVEPTEEDVQKQVRETLEKLQGKSKKGKGAKYRRDKRDQHRMQSEADLELQEIENKTLKVTEFVTASEVATMMDVSTTEIISACMSLGLMVTMNQRLDAETLSIVADEFGYEVEFVTAELEEAIEEVEDKPEDLKPRAPIVTVMGHVDHGKTSFLDYVRDANVIAGESGGITQHIGAYGVTLEDGQKITFLDTPGHEAFTAMRARGAQVTDIAVIVIAADDDIMPQTKEAIAHAQAAGVPMVFAINKIDRPTANPDKIKEGLANMNLLVEDWGGKIQSHDISAKTGDGVKELLEKVLLEAELLELKANPDKLAVGTVVEAFLDKGRGYVSTILVQAGTLKIGDYVLAGTNSGKIKAMQNERGKEIEKAGPATPISILGLDGAPQAGDRFNVMEDERDAKQIATKRSQLQREQSVRTQRHITLDEIGRRIALGDFKELNIILKGDVDGSVEALTDSFQKLSTAEIQVNIIHKGVGAITESDVLLASASDAIIIGFNVRPMGNARDMADKEEIDIRMYSIIYDAINDLKDAMEGMLSPEIKEEITGNAEIRETFKISKVGTIAGCMVTNGKIIRNAGMRLIRDGVVVYTGELASLKRFKDDVKEVAKGYDCGLQIKNYNDIHIGDIVESFQEVAVKKKLK; from the coding sequence ATGGCAGAAAATGCAAGAATTAGGCTTAACAAGGTTCTTCGCGAACTAAATATCTCTTTGGACAGGGCGGTAGATTATCTTGCTTCAGAGGGCCACACCATTGAGGCCAGGCCCACTACCAAGATATCCGATGAGGTATATCAAGTGCTCCAAAGCGAGTTCCAGACCGATATGAGCAAGAAGGTTGCTTCAAAGGAAGTCGGCGAGGAAAAACGCAAGGAAAAAGAAGCGCTTAGAATTCAGCTGGAGCAAGAACAGGAAGATAGACGATTGGCGCGCGAACGCCGAGCCGCAGCTTCTGAAGTGATCAAGGCAAAAGCTGAGCTTTCCGGCCCGAAGACCGTCGGTAAGATAGACTTGGACGCCGGTAAGAAAGCAAGTGCTGCCAAAAAAGAAGCCGCCGTTCCAGCAGAGGAAACAAAGGCTGTGAACAAGCCCACCGAAAAAGCTGTAGAAGAAACGGCTGAAAAAGAAGCCTCAAAGAAAGCCGAAACGACGGCAAAAACTACCAAAGCAGCGCCTGAAAAGGCCGTCGAGGCAGAGGAAAGCTCGGAACCTGAAAAGTTGACCACGCAGTACAAGAAGCTGTCAGGTCCTACTATTGCTGGTGCCAAGATCGACTTGAGCAAATTCCAGAAGCCCAAGAAGAAGAAAGAAGAGGCCAAATCGGGCGATAATACCGACCGGAAAAAAAGAAGAAGAAGAATCGTTACCAAAACAGGTAATACCGGCACTGGTGGACGAGGGTCAGGAGGTCAACGCGGAAGAGCTGGAGGACAACGATACGGAGCCCCTAAAGTGGAGCCTACCGAGGAAGACGTACAAAAACAGGTACGTGAGACCCTAGAGAAACTTCAAGGGAAATCCAAAAAAGGGAAAGGCGCCAAATACCGAAGAGATAAAAGAGATCAGCACCGTATGCAATCGGAAGCGGATCTGGAATTACAGGAAATTGAAAACAAAACGCTCAAGGTTACGGAGTTCGTGACGGCGAGTGAGGTTGCGACCATGATGGATGTGTCTACCACCGAGATTATTTCGGCCTGTATGTCCTTAGGACTCATGGTTACCATGAACCAGCGTTTAGATGCCGAGACCCTGTCCATCGTAGCCGATGAATTCGGTTATGAAGTGGAGTTTGTTACAGCGGAACTGGAGGAAGCCATTGAGGAAGTCGAGGACAAGCCCGAGGATTTGAAACCTAGAGCACCGATCGTAACGGTTATGGGGCACGTTGATCATGGAAAGACATCGTTCTTGGATTATGTGCGTGACGCCAATGTGATCGCAGGCGAAAGTGGTGGTATTACCCAGCATATCGGAGCCTATGGGGTTACCTTGGAAGACGGACAAAAAATCACCTTTTTAGACACTCCCGGTCACGAAGCTTTTACGGCGATGCGGGCAAGGGGTGCACAGGTAACCGATATTGCGGTAATCGTAATCGCGGCGGATGATGACATCATGCCACAGACCAAAGAGGCGATCGCACACGCGCAAGCGGCAGGGGTCCCCATGGTTTTTGCAATCAATAAAATCGATAGGCCTACCGCGAATCCGGACAAGATAAAGGAAGGTCTTGCCAATATGAATCTTTTGGTAGAGGACTGGGGCGGAAAAATACAATCGCACGATATCTCCGCAAAGACTGGAGATGGAGTCAAGGAACTATTGGAAAAAGTCTTGCTCGAAGCAGAATTATTAGAGCTGAAGGCAAACCCGGACAAATTGGCCGTGGGTACCGTAGTAGAGGCTTTCTTGGATAAGGGAAGAGGCTATGTCTCCACTATTTTGGTGCAAGCTGGAACTCTTAAAATCGGGGATTATGTCTTGGCAGGTACCAATAGCGGTAAGATTAAGGCCATGCAAAACGAACGGGGCAAAGAGATTGAAAAAGCTGGTCCTGCAACGCCGATTTCGATTCTAGGGTTGGATGGCGCGCCTCAGGCAGGTGATCGGTTCAATGTCATGGAAGACGAGCGTGATGCGAAGCAGATCGCCACCAAAAGATCTCAATTGCAACGTGAGCAGTCTGTTCGTACACAACGGCATATTACACTTGATGAAATTGGTCGTCGAATCGCCTTGGGCGACTTTAAAGAGCTTAACATCATCCTTAAGGGTGATGTGGATGGGTCCGTAGAGGCCTTAACCGATTCGTTCCAGAAATTATCGACCGCCGAAATACAGGTGAACATTATTCACAAGGGCGTTGGAGCGATTACGGAATCCGATGTGCTATTGGCTTCTGCCTCCGATGCGATCATTATCGGCTTTAATGTAAGACCGATGGGGAATGCTAGGGATATGGCCGATAAGGAAGAAATCGATATCCGCATGTATTCCATCATATATGATGCGATAAATGACCTGAAGGATGCGATGGAAGGAATGCTTTCCCCTGAAATCAAGGAAGAGATTACCGGAAACGCCGAGATTCGTGAAACCTTCAAAATTTCCAAGGTGGGCACCATCGCGGGTTGTATGGTGACCAACGGAAAAATTATCCGAAACGCCGGTATGCGATTGATACGCGACGGAGTGGTGGTCTACACAGGAGAATTGGCATCATTGAAACGATTTAAGGATGATGTGAAAGAGGTGGCCAAAGGGTATGACTGTGGCTTACAGATCAAAAACTACAATGACATTCATATCGGCGACATCGTTGAGAGTTTCCAAGAAGTGGCTGTTAAGAAGAAACTGAAATAA
- the rimP gene encoding ribosome assembly cofactor RimP, with translation MFKDKVTEFLNEGLAEDENLFLIDFSITADNKITVVIDGDNGVTVQDCIKISRAIEHNLDREEVDFALEVASAGAAAPMVLPRQYKKNLGRKMAVRTEEDNYEGNLTSVSEEGITLEWKAREPKPIGKGKVTVQKIKKIGFADIKEAKVMLKF, from the coding sequence ATGTTTAAAGATAAGGTTACGGAATTTCTGAATGAAGGGCTTGCGGAAGATGAAAACCTCTTCCTTATCGACTTTTCGATTACCGCGGATAATAAGATTACGGTCGTTATAGACGGCGATAATGGGGTTACCGTTCAAGATTGTATAAAAATCAGTAGGGCCATCGAGCACAATCTAGATCGGGAAGAAGTTGATTTCGCCTTAGAGGTGGCGTCGGCAGGGGCAGCAGCCCCAATGGTATTACCCAGACAGTATAAGAAGAATTTAGGGCGAAAGATGGCAGTTCGCACCGAGGAAGATAATTATGAAGGTAATCTTACTTCGGTTTCAGAGGAAGGTATTACGTTGGAATGGAAAGCACGTGAGCCCAAGCCCATTGGTAAAGGCAAGGTGACCGTTCAGAAAATAAAGAAAATCGGTTTTGCCGATATCAAGGAAGCAAAAGTCATGTTGAAATTTTAA
- a CDS encoding cation:proton antiporter → MGALSSFDLIIAAAVIVILSFWFNGLAKKTSIPSVLMLIVLGIIVQYAWRQFVGPIPDFSGSLEILGTVGLIMIVLEAALELELKREKLVPIIKAVAIALIGLIGSAWVAALIIYQFIPEMTMQSAWLYATPLSILSSAIIIPSVGGLQEDKKEFHIYESTFSDIMGIMMFYFLAADFDPAQDGGVVGFAGNIVLTMVIAVVAGYAIILVFQKIKSSAKLFLLIAILLLLYAIGKKMHLSPLIIILIFGLIIKNIKLFFPGKTAIFLDKERIHQMYHELHIITLETAFVVRTFFFVIFGITIVIASLFSLNVALISVLIIASIYAIRFVLLRVFIGKDFLPQLFIAPRGLITVLLFYGIPESAQIESFESGVLLFVIIATSLIMTFAMIRDKRKMGTILDELDDEVAARNKAEDVLRERSEDAETTESTEEQTTEDEIDLPEEPKDNEQGDGPETDQIDKKKDL, encoded by the coding sequence ATGGGTGCACTTTCGTCTTTTGATTTGATTATTGCCGCGGCGGTAATCGTGATTCTTTCGTTTTGGTTTAACGGACTTGCCAAGAAAACGAGCATTCCTTCGGTATTGATGCTCATTGTATTGGGTATTATCGTACAATATGCGTGGAGGCAATTTGTGGGTCCCATTCCAGATTTTTCAGGGTCTTTAGAAATACTTGGCACGGTAGGTTTGATCATGATCGTCTTGGAAGCCGCCCTGGAACTGGAACTAAAACGGGAAAAACTGGTCCCGATCATTAAAGCAGTGGCCATAGCACTTATCGGTCTTATAGGTTCTGCTTGGGTTGCAGCACTCATCATTTATCAATTTATTCCCGAGATGACCATGCAATCGGCATGGCTTTATGCCACCCCCTTATCGATTTTATCCAGCGCGATCATCATTCCGAGTGTCGGCGGCCTACAAGAAGACAAAAAGGAATTCCATATTTACGAAAGTACCTTTTCCGATATCATGGGTATTATGATGTTCTACTTCCTCGCGGCGGATTTCGACCCGGCCCAAGATGGAGGTGTGGTCGGTTTTGCCGGAAATATTGTACTTACCATGGTAATCGCGGTTGTGGCCGGTTATGCCATCATACTTGTGTTCCAGAAAATAAAGAGCTCTGCTAAACTTTTTTTGCTGATCGCCATTCTGCTCTTATTGTATGCCATAGGAAAGAAAATGCACCTTTCGCCCCTGATCATCATCTTGATTTTCGGTTTGATCATCAAGAACATAAAACTCTTTTTTCCTGGGAAAACGGCCATCTTTCTTGACAAAGAGCGCATTCACCAGATGTACCACGAACTGCATATCATTACGTTGGAGACCGCCTTTGTGGTGCGCACCTTCTTTTTCGTCATTTTTGGTATCACCATCGTTATCGCTTCGTTGTTCAGTCTTAACGTCGCCCTGATCAGCGTCTTGATCATCGCATCGATTTATGCGATTCGCTTTGTATTGTTAAGGGTTTTTATCGGTAAGGATTTCTTACCGCAACTCTTTATCGCCCCTAGGGGATTGATTACCGTACTCTTATTCTACGGTATTCCCGAAAGTGCCCAAATAGAATCGTTCGAATCCGGCGTACTGTTATTCGTGATTATCGCCACTAGCTTGATCATGACCTTTGCCATGATTCGCGATAAGCGAAAAATGGGAACCATACTCGATGAATTGGACGATGAAGTCGCGGCACGAAATAAGGCTGAGGATGTATTGCGCGAAAGGTCCGAGGATGCCGAAACAACGGAGTCGACCGAGGAGCAAACAACCGAGGACGAAATCGATTTGCCGGAAGAACCCAAAGACAATGAGCAAGGCGATGGCCCTGAGACGGACCAAATCGACAAAAAAAAGGACCTGTAA